In one Juglans regia cultivar Chandler chromosome 11, Walnut 2.0, whole genome shotgun sequence genomic region, the following are encoded:
- the LOC109015995 gene encoding pentatricopeptide repeat-containing protein At2g33680-like, protein MSGVLSSHHRSFFTTLLQFTHQKDLQKGKALHAQIIKTDSSTCIYLANNVVNFYAKCGRLDKARLVFEKISDKDVVSWNCLINGYSQQGPAGSSFVMELFRRMRAENTVPNSHTFAGVFTATSNMLDIFGGQQAHALAIKTASSCDVFVGSSLLNMCCKVGLLLEARKVFDNMPERNSVSWATIISGYAMQRMSVDALELFELMRQEEEDENEFILTSVLSALASDEFMNNGKQIHCLAFKKGLLSFVSVENALVTMYAKCGSLDDALKTFEQSSDKNSITWSAMITGYAQSGDSHKALKLFSHMHYSCIKPSEFTFVGVINACSDISADTEGKQVHGYSLKMGYESQIYIMTALIDMYAKCHSIDDARKGFDYLQEPDIVLWTSMIGGYVQNGENEGALSLYYRMQMEGIMPNELTMASVLKACSNLAALEQGRQIHARIIKHQFSLEIPIGSALLTMYAKCGSLEDGDTVFRRLPTRDVVSWNGMISGLSQNGRGHEALELFEEMRLEGTKPDYVTFVNILSACSHVGSVEQGWLYFDMMFDEFGIVPSLEHYACMVDILSRAGKLNDAKEFIESATVDHGMCLWRIMLSACRNYRNYELGAYAGEKLMELGSQESSAYVLLSSIYTALCKWEDVERVRRMMKLRGVNKDPGCSWIDLKSMTHVFVVGDQMHPRIGEIRAELRMLTKQMKDEGYEPTSEFNS, encoded by the coding sequence ATGAGTGGCGTTCTTTCTTCGCACCATCGTTCTTTCTTCACCACACTTTTGCAATTTACCCATCAAAAGGACCTCCAAAAAGGCAAGGCTCTCCACGCCCAGATCATCAAGACCGATTCATCCACGTGCATATACCTTGCAAACAACGTTGTCAACTTCTACGCCAAATGCGGGCGCTTAGATAAGGCCAGGCTTGTGTTTGAGAAAATAAGCGACAAAGACGTGGTCTCATGGAACTGCCTCATCAATGGGTACTCTCAACAGGGCCCTGCAGGCTCTTCTTTTGTCATGGAACTCTTCCGGCGAATGAGGGCAGAGAATACTGTTCCAAATTCCCACACCTTTGCTGGAGTTTTCACTGCCACTTCGAACATGTTGGACATTTTCGGCGGTCAGCAAGCTCATGCACTTGCTATCAAAACTGCGAGTTCTTGTGATGTTTTTGTTGGGAGCTCGCTTCTGAATATGTGCTGCAAAGTGGGTCTTCTTTTGGAAGCTCGCAAGGTGTTTGATAATATGCCGGAGAGGAATTCGGTTTCTTGGGCTACAATTATATCTGGGTATGCAATGCAACGAATGTCTGTGGACGCTTTGGAGCTTTTTGAATTGATGCGTCAGGAAGAAGAGGATGAGAATGAGTTTATTTTGACTAGTGTTCTTAGTGCATTGGCAAGCGATGAATTCATGAATAATGGTAAGCAAATTCATTGTCTTGCATTTAAAAAGGGTTTGTTATCATTTGTTTCTGTTGAAAATGCTCTTGTTACAATGTATGCAAAATGTGGGAGTTTAGATGATGCACTTAAAACGTTTGAACAGTCCAGTGATAAGAATTCCATCACGTGGTCGGCAATGATCACGGGTTATGCTCAAAGTGGGGATTCTCATAAGGCTTTGAAATTGTTTTCTCATATGCATTATTCTTGTATTAAGCCcagtgagtttacttttgttggGGTCATCAATGCTTGTAGTGACATTAGTGCTGATACGGAAGGAAAGCAAGTGCATGGCTATTCCCTGAAGATGGGATATGAatcccaaatatatataatgacagcTTTGATCGACATGTACGCCAAATGTCATAGCATAGACGATGCTCGCAAGGGATTTGATTATTTACAAGAACCTGATATTGTTTTGTGGACTTCTATGATTGGAGGGTATGTACAAAATGGCGAGAATGAAGGTGCTTTGAGTTTGTACTATAGAATGCAGATGGAGGGGATTATGCCCAATGAGCTCACCATGGCTAGTGTCCTAAAAGCATGTTCAAACCTTGCTGCTTTGGAGCAAGGGAGGCAAATTCATGCCCGTATCATTAAGCATCAATTTAGTCTTGAAATTCCAATTGGAAGTGCTCTTTTGACCATGTATGCAAAGTGTGGTAGCTTGGAAGATGGGGACACTGTATTTAGGAGGCTGCCTACAAGGGATGTGGTGTCATGGAATGGAATGATATCTGGCCTTTCTCAAAATGGGCGTGGTCATGAAGCTCTAGAACTGTTTGAGGAGATGCGACTGGAGGGCACGAAGCCAGACTATGTGACATTTGTGAATATTCTCTCTGCTTGTAGCCATGTGGGATCGGTGGAGCAAGGTTGGCTTTATTTCGATATGATGTTTGATGAATTTGGTATAGTTCCAAGTTTAGAGCACTATGCTTGCATGGTTGATATCTTGAGCCGTGCTGGAAAACTCAATGATGCCAAAGAATTTATTGAATCCGCAACTGTTGACCATGGTATGTGTCTATGGCGTATCATGTTAAGTGCTTGTAGGAACTATCGTAATTATGAATTGGGAGCCTATGCTGGAGAAAAGCTAATGGAGCTAGGTTCACAAGAATCATCTGCATATGTTTTGTTATCGAGTATCTATACTGCCTTGTGTAAATGGGAAGATGTGGAACGGGTTAGGAGGATGATGAAACTCCGAGGAGTGAATAAGGACCCTGGGTGTAGCTGGATCGACTTGAAGAGTATGACTCATGTGTTTGTTGTTGGAGACCAGATGCACCCACGGATTGGAGAAATACGTGCAGAGCTACGGATGTTAACCAAACAGATGAAGGATGAAGGTTACGAACCCACTTCTGAGTTCAACTCTTGA
- the LOC108984530 gene encoding tRNA pseudouridine synthase A-like has protein sequence MESPDSKSDKSPPPTHKLETEQSEPEPKKLKMSTTTTSDDEDTSTATAAPETNKKQRYKRRKIAIFFAYCGVGYQGMQKNPGAKTIESDLEEALFLSGAVPEQDRNNPKRYDWARSARTDKGVSAVGQVVSGRFYIDPPGLVERLNSNLSSQIRIFGYKRVTASFNAKKFCDRRRYVYLIPVFALDPSSHPDRESVLASLGSGNELVKCLECSERGRKVVGLMGRRIFESKGTVESGITSSSGDAIEESNIKEESRAYLENGENHKFTSESMEEAKVVDDSRASEIAAVEAEIPAQNEDTVEKVNLQEGAKGGGFFYGEKERESFNRILKYYVGTHNFHNFTTRTKAEDPAAQRFIVSFNANTTVTVQGMEFVKCEVVGQSFMLHQIRKMIGLAVAIMRDCAPESLIEKALQKDVNINVPTAPEVGLYLEECFFTSYNQKWKDSHEEVSMKAYEEEAEDFKMKHIYSHIASTEHKEGAVALWLHSLNNRNYPDLRVVVGNEDTSDGRCSEMENAVE, from the exons ATGGAAAGCCCAGACTCAAAATCCGACAAATCTCCGCCTCCGACACATAAACTAGAAACTGAACAGTCTGAACCCGAACCCAAGAAACTGAAAATGTCAACCACAACCACCTCCGACGACGAAGATACCAGCACTGCCACTGCGGCTCCCGAAACCAACAAAAAGCAAAGATACAAGCGCCGCAAGATTGCGATATTCTTTGCTTACTGCGGAGTAGGCTACCAAGGAATGCAAAAGAACCCAGGTGCCAAAACCATCGAATCCGATCTTGAAGAAGCGCTGTTCCTCTCCGGTGCGGTCCCGGAACAGGACCGCAACAATCCTAAGCGCTACGACTGGGCCCGCTCTGCCCGGACTGACAAGGGGGTCAGCGCCGTGGGACAGGTTGTCTCGGGCCGGTTCTACATCGACCCGCCTGGCCTCGTCGAGCGGCTTAATTCAAATCTCTCATCTCAGATCCGGATATTCGGGTACAAGCGCGTGACGGCTTCGTTTAACGCCAAGAAGTTCTGCGATCGGAGGAGGTATGTGTATTTAATACCCGTTTTTGCGCTTGATCCCTCTTCGCATCCCGATAGAGAGAGTGTTTTGGCTAGTTTGGGATCTGGGAATGAGCTCGTTAAGTGCTTGGAATGTTCTGAGAGAGGCCGTAAGGTCGTAGGTTTAATGGGTAGGCGTATTTTTGAGTCTAAGGGTACTGTTGAGTCAGGCATTACGTCAAGCAGTGGGGATGCTATTGAGGAATCCAATATCAAAGAGGAAAgtagggcttatttggaaaatggtGAAAATCACAAGTTTACTTCTGAATCTATGGAGGAAGCCAAGGTTGTAGATGACAGTAGAGCTTCTGAAATTGCTGCTGTTGAAGCTGAAATTCCTGCCCAAAACGAGGATACTGTTGAGAAAGTGAACCTGCAGGAGGGTGCAAAGGGAGGTGGGTTTTTTTATGGtgagaaggagagggaaagTTTCAATAGAATTTTGAAGTATTATGTGGGGACTCATAACTTCCATAACTTCACCACCAGAACAAAAGCCGAGGACCCTGCTGCTCAGCGCTTTATTGTTTCATTCAACGCAAACACTACGGTTACAGTCCAGGGTATGGAGTTTGTCAAGTGTGAGGTTGTGGGGCAGAGCTTCATGCTTCATCAGATTCGGAAGATGATTGGGCTTGCCGTGGCTATTATGAGGGATTGTGCTCCTGAGTCACTGATAGAAAAAGCTTTGCAGAA GGATGTCAACATTAACGTTCCTACTGCtcctgaggttggtttgtactTGGAAGAGTGCTTCTTCACGTCATATAACCAGAAATGGAAAGACAGTCATGAAGAGGTGTCGATGAAAGCATATGAAGAAGAGGCAGAGGATTTCAAAATGAAGCATATATACTCTCATATAGCCTCAACGGAGCATAAAGAAGGAGCCGTGGCCCTCTGGTTGCATTCACTCAACAACCGTAATTATCCAGATTTACGTGTCGTCGTCGGCAATGAAGACACGAGTGACGGGAGATGTAGTGAAATGGAGAACGCGGTCGAGTAA
- the LOC108984525 gene encoding ganglioside-induced differentiation-associated protein 2-like: MNSPLTLPLSGQEHDLIEKLEVFKIEGRDKRGHKVLRIIGRLFPARLVSTEAFKKYLGEKIFANLGERPFSVVYVHTGVQRAENFPGISTLRSIYESIPTNIRNNLEAVYFVHPELQARLFLATFGRLIFSGGWYWKLKYVNRVEFLWDHVRRNEIEIPEFVYEHDEELEYRPMMDYGLESDHPRVDGAPFADSPVPIYSLRCIA; this comes from the exons ATGAATTCTCCATTGACACTGCCCCTCTCCGGTCAAGAACATGATCTTATTGAGAAACTCGAAGTTTTCAAGATCGAAGGACGCGACAAAAGGGGTCATAAAGTGCTCCGCATCATCGGTAGACTTTTTCCAG CTCGGCTTGTGAGTACGGAGGCTTTCAAGAAATATTTGGGGGAGAAGATCTTTGCCAACTTAGGGGAGCGGCCGTTCTCCGTGGTGTACGTGCACACGGGTGTGCAGAGAGCCGAAAACTTTCCCGGAATCTCGACCCTACGGTCAATCTATGAGTCTATTCCGACCAACATCAGAAATAATCTAGAGGCTGTTTATTTCGTACACCCGGAACTGCAGGCCAGACTCTTCCTTGCCACCTTTGGGCGTTTGATTTTCAGCGGAGG GTGGTATTGGAAGCTCAAATACGTGAACAGGGTGGAGTTTCTATGGGACCACGTGAGAAGAAACGAAATTGAGATTCCGGAATTTGTATATGAACATGACGAGGAGCTGGAGTACCGTCCGATGATGGACTACGGGTTGGAGAGCGATCACCCTCGAGTCGACGGTGCACCCTTTGCAGACTCTCCGGTGCCCATTTATTCCTTGAGGTGTATTGCATGA